From Candidatus Doudnabacteria bacterium, a single genomic window includes:
- the secY gene encoding preprotein translocase subunit SecY yields the protein MANRISQIWKVKDLRNRIIIVALLLVATRVLAHIPIPGIDVTSLRALLNNNQLLGLFDIFSGGGLRNFSIVMLGIGPYITASIIIQLLTIIIPSLGELSKEGGEAGRMKINQYMRYLTVFLTPIQGYGTILLLARTSNIDITSGFTPFQWFVTLLSITTGTMILLWLGEIISEYKIGNGISLIIFAGIVARLPTAAQQAYLSLTNSSSVLSPQNLITALSYLAVAVVVIGAVVLITEAQRNIPVSYAKRIRGNKMYGGVNTHLPLRVNQAGVIPIIFAISILLFPGLIANFFANAKTVFIAHAATAINNFFQNPTYQGIVYFILVVAFTYFYTAIVFNPEEISENIQKQGGFIPGLRPGLQTAEFLYKVLNRITLVGAIFLGLVAVLPNIIQAFTHTQSLTLGGTSLLIVVSVVIEVMKQVQSQMVMRDYEDF from the coding sequence ATGGCTAATAGAATTTCACAAATTTGGAAAGTCAAAGACCTCAGGAACCGCATTATCATTGTGGCGCTGCTTTTGGTCGCCACCAGGGTTCTGGCACATATTCCCATCCCTGGGATCGATGTGACCAGTTTGCGGGCACTACTCAATAACAACCAGCTGCTGGGATTATTTGATATTTTTTCCGGCGGCGGTCTGCGTAATTTTTCTATCGTCATGCTTGGCATCGGGCCATACATTACCGCGTCCATCATTATCCAGCTTCTGACAATTATTATTCCCAGTCTTGGTGAATTGAGCAAAGAGGGCGGAGAGGCCGGCAGGATGAAGATCAACCAGTATATGCGCTACCTTACGGTTTTTTTAACCCCGATCCAGGGCTACGGCACGATACTTTTGCTGGCGCGCACCAGCAACATTGACATCACGTCCGGGTTCACGCCTTTCCAGTGGTTTGTGACCTTGCTGTCCATCACCACCGGCACCATGATCCTGCTCTGGCTGGGTGAGATCATTTCTGAATACAAGATCGGCAATGGCATATCCCTGATCATTTTTGCCGGCATTGTGGCCAGGCTGCCAACTGCCGCCCAGCAGGCTTACCTGAGTTTGACCAACTCGTCTTCGGTTCTAAGCCCTCAGAATTTGATAACTGCGCTTTCTTATCTGGCGGTCGCTGTCGTGGTCATCGGCGCGGTGGTTTTGATCACCGAGGCCCAGCGCAATATTCCCGTGTCTTATGCGAAAAGGATCCGCGGCAATAAAATGTACGGCGGAGTGAACACGCATTTGCCTCTGCGCGTCAACCAGGCAGGGGTCATTCCGATCATTTTTGCCATTTCCATCCTGCTGTTCCCGGGCCTGATCGCCAATTTTTTTGCCAACGCCAAGACCGTATTTATCGCGCACGCCGCGACTGCCATCAATAATTTTTTCCAAAATCCTACTTATCAGGGTATTGTTTACTTTATTTTGGTCGTGGCTTTCACTTACTTCTATACTGCCATCGTATTCAATCCCGAAGAAATTTCCGAAAATATCCAGAAGCAAGGCGGGTTTATCCCAGGCCTGCGGCCGGGATTGCAGACCGCCGAATTTTTGTATAAAGTTTTGAACCGCATTACTCTGGTCGGCGCGATTTTCTTAGGATTAGTGGCTGTGCTGCCGAACATTATCCAGGCTTTCACTCATACCCAATCGCTGACCTTGGGCGGCACTTCGCTTTTGATCGTGGTGTCCGTGGTCATTGAAGTTATGAAACAAGTCCAGTCGCAAATGGTCATGCGGGATTACGAAGATTTCTAG
- a CDS encoding trypsin-like peptidase domain-containing protein: MGVSSTGADIKTVSVNEQSGIVDVVKNSSPAVVSIIISKDLNKIPGYSTSPYDFGPFSFDPFFQNRSQNQQNNSATPNIQQVGGGSGFIISSDGLIMTNKHVVDDTTATYTVLTNDGKKYDATVLSRDPVNDLALVKITASNLPTLALGDSSNLQIGQTVVAIGNSLGQYSNTVTKGIVSGIGRTITAGDTTGSSDSEQLEGVIQTDAAINPGNSGGPLLDIGGSVIGINTAIDSQGQLIGFAIPVNDIKKDIDSFKKFGRIVKPFLGVRYVLVNQSIQQENNLSVDHGALIVSGDASSAPAVVAGSAADKAGLKENDIILQINGHTIDQDHSLASYLKDFNPGDIVKMSVLSGGKTKDVTVTLGESK; this comes from the coding sequence TTGGGTGTTAGCAGCACCGGCGCTGACATTAAGACAGTTTCAGTTAACGAGCAGTCGGGAATTGTGGATGTCGTGAAAAACTCCAGTCCGGCAGTGGTTTCCATCATTATTTCCAAAGACCTGAATAAGATCCCGGGATACTCGACTTCGCCCTATGATTTCGGGCCGTTTTCGTTTGACCCTTTTTTCCAGAACCGCAGTCAGAATCAGCAAAATAACAGCGCTACGCCGAATATTCAGCAGGTCGGCGGCGGGTCCGGGTTCATTATCTCTTCCGACGGGCTGATCATGACCAATAAGCACGTGGTCGACGATACAACCGCAACGTACACCGTTTTGACAAATGACGGCAAAAAATATGACGCCACCGTTTTGTCCCGGGACCCGGTCAATGACCTGGCTTTGGTAAAGATCACCGCCTCCAACTTACCGACCTTGGCATTGGGAGATTCTTCGAATCTGCAGATCGGCCAGACAGTCGTGGCGATCGGAAATTCTCTGGGCCAGTACAGCAACACAGTGACCAAAGGGATAGTGTCCGGCATCGGCCGGACGATCACGGCCGGAGATACGACCGGCAGCTCTGATTCTGAGCAGCTTGAAGGAGTCATCCAGACAGATGCTGCCATCAATCCCGGCAACTCCGGCGGTCCGCTTCTGGATATCGGCGGCTCTGTCATCGGCATCAATACCGCCATTGATTCCCAAGGACAGCTCATCGGATTTGCAATCCCGGTCAATGACATTAAGAAGGATATAGACAGCTTCAAAAAATTCGGACGAATCGTCAAGCCTTTCCTCGGTGTGCGCTACGTTTTGGTCAATCAGAGCATCCAGCAGGAAAATAATTTAAGCGTTGATCATGGGGCCTTGATCGTTTCCGGCGATGCTTCATCAGCTCCGGCAGTTGTGGCCGGGTCTGCGGCTGATAAGGCCGGACTTAAAGAGAATGACATTATTTTACAGATCAACGGGCACACCATCGATCAGGATCATAGCCTGGCCTCGTATCTGAAAGACTTTAATCCGGGCGATATCGTCAAAATGTCCGTGCTAAGCGGGGGCAAGACCAAAGATGTTACCGTAACTTTGGGTGAAAGCAAATAA
- the rplO gene encoding 50S ribosomal protein L15 translates to MLNLHSLKPHKGSTKRRKVVGRGVGSGHGTFSGRGAKGQKARAGSSIPIGFEGGRMPLQRQLPKRRGFTSRNTKATILNLDDLSDKFKAGDTVNPKILYNLGLIKSGSSRVKVLSSGEIKKALNFEKIAVSAAAREKIEKAGGKVILKTETEKAGQ, encoded by the coding sequence ATGCTTAATTTACACAGCTTAAAACCGCATAAAGGATCCACTAAACGCCGTAAAGTCGTAGGGAGAGGCGTTGGGTCTGGCCATGGCACTTTTTCCGGCCGCGGCGCCAAGGGCCAGAAAGCCCGCGCCGGCTCTTCAATTCCTATCGGATTTGAGGGCGGACGAATGCCGCTGCAGCGCCAGCTGCCGAAGCGGCGCGGCTTTACCAGCAGAAACACGAAAGCCACAATACTCAACCTGGATGATCTGAGTGATAAGTTCAAAGCCGGGGATACGGTTAATCCCAAAATTTTATATAATCTGGGCCTCATCAAATCAGGCAGTTCCAGGGTAAAAGTTTTGTCCTCCGGCGAGATCAAGAAAGCGCTTAATTTCGAAAAGATCGCGGTTTCGGCCGCTGCCCGCGAAAAAATTGAAAAGGCGGGCGGGAAGGTCATTCTTAAAACTGAAACCGAGAAGGCCGGTCAATAG
- a CDS encoding nucleoside monophosphate kinase: MKQIIILMGPPGSGKGTQSRLLMEKLGYGYFSMGDTFREAAKQDNDLGRLIKTTIDQGMIVSDELTKQVFDQEIEKVMGKPGLILDGFPRTAGQVEMLNSVLAKHNISDQRIFVLDVDKVKLLTRLSLRSATEGRVDDSDIARVEKRFEEYEKKTAQIRDYYESKEMLIHINGDQSIEGVQQEILSQLGIL; this comes from the coding sequence ATGAAACAAATCATTATTCTCATGGGTCCGCCTGGGAGCGGCAAGGGCACTCAAAGCAGACTTCTGATGGAAAAGCTCGGGTACGGCTATTTTAGTATGGGCGATACTTTCCGCGAAGCGGCAAAACAAGACAATGATCTGGGCCGCCTGATAAAAACCACAATTGACCAGGGCATGATCGTATCGGATGAACTGACAAAGCAAGTTTTCGATCAGGAGATCGAGAAGGTCATGGGTAAACCGGGCTTAATTTTGGACGGCTTTCCCAGAACGGCCGGACAAGTGGAGATGCTGAATTCGGTCTTAGCTAAGCATAATATAAGTGACCAGAGAATTTTTGTGCTTGATGTCGATAAGGTAAAATTGTTGACCCGGTTATCTTTACGGAGCGCTACGGAAGGCCGGGTTGATGACTCGGATATTGCCAGAGTTGAAAAACGCTTTGAAGAATATGAAAAAAAGACCGCCCAGATCCGCGATTACTATGAATCAAAAGAAATGCTGATCCATATAAACGGAGATCAGTCGATTGAAGGAGTCCAGCAGGAAATTTTAAGCCAACTGGGGATCTTATGA
- a CDS encoding nucleoside monophosphate kinase — MKLGFDLIILGSPVSGKDTQADLLASYYEFKLVKSGEYLRKLRENPRYKKIFLQTYDRGLPVPSKIIDEYIKRSVERAPRSKNLLFVGTPRLKSEAVLLKKILDRKHRDFFAIYLRLPDALVKKRSFHRDREKKDLDMQYIRSRISYHKKQVMETIRYFQKFHKVKFINGNQTIVKVALDVKKAIDDYSRSKRA; from the coding sequence ATGAAACTCGGCTTTGATCTTATAATTCTCGGTTCCCCGGTTTCCGGTAAAGACACCCAAGCTGATTTATTGGCAAGTTATTATGAGTTCAAGCTTGTAAAATCCGGCGAGTATCTGCGAAAATTGAGGGAAAATCCGAGATATAAAAAAATTTTTTTGCAGACTTATGACAGGGGTCTTCCCGTGCCTTCAAAAATTATTGACGAATATATCAAAAGATCAGTCGAACGAGCCCCGAGAAGTAAAAACTTGTTGTTTGTCGGCACACCAAGACTGAAAAGCGAGGCTGTGTTGTTAAAAAAAATTCTGGACCGCAAGCACCGCGATTTTTTTGCGATCTACCTCCGCCTGCCTGATGCATTGGTAAAAAAACGTTCTTTTCACAGAGATAGAGAAAAAAAGGATTTAGACATGCAGTACATCCGATCCCGGATCAGTTACCATAAAAAACAGGTTATGGAAACGATCCGATATTTCCAGAAATTCCATAAAGTTAAATTCATCAATGGCAACCAAACTATCGTGAAAGTTGCCCTGGATGTTAAAAAGGCAATAGATGATTACTCAAGATCCAAAAGAGCTTGA
- the map gene encoding type I methionyl aminopeptidase, which yields MITQDPKELEILRQGGKILAAVLDLVAKQVKPGVSAFDLDQLAESEIRKLGGIPSFKNYRPQPGDTPFPASLCVSVNDEVVHGIPGKDKIMQDGDIVGLDLGVQYQGLFTDAAITVPVGKVSGKYLKLIAAAQEALKAGLMQVKPDNYTGDVGFAIESIAKDYGFQVVRELVGHGVGKAVHEEPEVPCFGKHGTGTKLIKGMVIAVEPMVNEFGWKVYFAQDNWTIKTSDHGRSSHFEHTVMITDNGCEILTLQ from the coding sequence ATGATTACTCAAGATCCAAAAGAGCTTGAAATTCTGCGCCAAGGAGGCAAGATCTTGGCCGCTGTTTTGGATCTGGTCGCAAAGCAAGTGAAACCGGGAGTCTCGGCTTTTGACCTGGACCAGCTGGCAGAATCGGAGATCAGGAAGCTCGGAGGGATTCCGTCGTTCAAAAATTACCGCCCGCAGCCGGGCGATACGCCTTTTCCTGCCAGCCTCTGCGTTTCCGTCAATGATGAGGTCGTGCACGGCATTCCTGGCAAAGATAAAATTATGCAGGACGGCGATATCGTCGGCCTGGATCTCGGAGTGCAATATCAAGGGTTGTTCACGGACGCCGCAATCACCGTACCTGTGGGTAAAGTTTCTGGAAAGTACCTGAAATTGATCGCAGCAGCTCAAGAAGCTTTGAAAGCCGGACTTATGCAGGTGAAACCGGATAATTATACAGGTGATGTCGGGTTTGCGATTGAATCGATAGCAAAAGACTACGGATTCCAGGTTGTCAGGGAGCTGGTGGGGCACGGAGTGGGAAAAGCCGTGCATGAAGAGCCGGAAGTTCCGTGTTTTGGCAAACACGGCACAGGAACTAAACTTATCAAAGGCATGGTGATCGCGGTAGAACCCATGGTCAATGAATTTGGCTGGAAGGTTTACTTTGCACAAGACAACTGGACCATTAAAACTTCTGATCATGGCCGATCATCCCACTTTGAACATACGGTTATGATAACCGATAACGGATGCGAGATCCTTACCTTGCAATGA
- the ruvX gene encoding Holliday junction resolvase RuvX — translation MRILALDWGSVRVGAAIADSATKIAFPLKQPFESKKAVLEIKRIIQEQEIGLILLGLPTDLSGKEGKSAEKLKIFADNLFRSVKVPIKLVDERFSSVQAGKLLKDQGMRVRQQRAIKDNIAAQIMLQQYLDTKK, via the coding sequence ATGCGCATACTGGCCCTGGATTGGGGCTCGGTCCGGGTAGGAGCTGCCATAGCCGACAGTGCCACGAAAATCGCATTTCCCTTAAAACAGCCTTTTGAAAGCAAAAAAGCCGTTCTAGAAATAAAAAGAATAATCCAAGAGCAGGAAATCGGGTTAATTTTACTCGGCCTGCCAACGGATCTTTCCGGGAAGGAGGGCAAATCAGCTGAAAAACTCAAAATATTTGCGGATAATTTATTCCGGTCCGTGAAAGTTCCGATCAAACTGGTTGACGAACGGTTTAGTTCAGTTCAGGCGGGAAAGCTGTTAAAGGATCAGGGGATGAGGGTACGCCAGCAACGGGCCATAAAAGACAATATCGCAGCACAGATCATGCTGCAGCAATACCTGGACACAAAAAAATAA